One genomic window of Halovivax cerinus includes the following:
- a CDS encoding RsmB/NOP family class I SAM-dependent RNA methyltransferase: MEPFERYRPIVDDFEAFLAACERPLGTAVRVNAIKATAAQAMAALEADGVAYEQADWHSRVLRLETDSPGSTWASYHGFTHGQEEVSVVPPLVLDPEPGERVWDACAAPGGKATQLAALMNDRGTVVANDNNLGRLSALRFNAERLGATSLAVTNDDARNYSLASFEFDAFDRALVDAPCSCEGTIRKNPDALDEWNLGHVRSIAGVQKGILRRAVQATRPGGTVVYSTCTFAPEENEAVVDHVLDVEDCAVVPFDLSLEHDPGLTEWNDESYDGSLSKAARIYPHQNDTGGFFVAKLEVAA, from the coding sequence ATGGAGCCTTTCGAGCGGTATCGACCGATCGTCGACGATTTCGAGGCGTTTCTCGCGGCCTGCGAGCGACCGCTCGGAACGGCGGTACGCGTCAATGCGATCAAGGCGACCGCAGCGCAGGCGATGGCGGCGCTCGAGGCGGACGGCGTCGCCTACGAACAGGCCGACTGGCACTCGCGCGTGCTTCGACTCGAGACCGACTCGCCGGGGTCGACGTGGGCGTCGTACCACGGTTTCACGCACGGGCAGGAGGAAGTCTCGGTCGTGCCGCCGCTCGTCCTCGATCCCGAACCTGGCGAGCGCGTCTGGGACGCCTGCGCCGCACCGGGTGGGAAGGCGACCCAGCTCGCGGCGCTGATGAACGATCGGGGGACGGTCGTCGCCAACGACAACAACCTCGGTCGATTGTCGGCGTTGCGATTCAACGCCGAGCGCCTGGGCGCCACGTCGCTCGCGGTGACCAACGACGACGCCCGAAACTACTCGCTGGCGTCGTTCGAGTTCGACGCCTTCGATCGCGCGCTCGTCGACGCGCCGTGTTCCTGCGAAGGGACTATTCGGAAGAACCCTGACGCGCTCGACGAGTGGAACCTTGGTCACGTCCGGTCGATCGCCGGTGTGCAGAAGGGGATCCTCCGGCGGGCCGTCCAGGCGACGCGGCCGGGCGGGACGGTCGTCTACTCGACGTGTACGTTCGCCCCGGAGGAGAACGAGGCGGTCGTCGACCACGTCCTCGACGTCGAAGACTGCGCGGTCGTCCCGTTCGACCTTTCGCTCGAGCACGACCCCGGGCTCACCGAGTGGAACGACGAGTCGTACGACGGGTCGCTCTCGAAGGCCGCCCGGATCTACCCCCACCAGAACGACACAGGCGGTTTCTTCGTCGCGAAACTGGAGGTGGCCGCCTGA
- a CDS encoding metal-dependent hydrolase family protein has protein sequence MRYVDCGSLFDAEEGTVVRDARLVIEDGRIADAGPIEDVAEPVDGERIDHSGEFVLPGLIDAHLHLWGVRSMDPFDQLIESDRQAIKAARGTMDCRTLLEAGFTTVRDVGSDVAIGLRDAILEGEIPGPRVFSSGRAFSQTAGHGDRHFLPRRWLDTDDDQAVVDGVTECRKGARRRIRQGADLIKLSTTGGVLSEKDEPHHSQFVDAEIAAFTEEAHRVDIPVAAHAQGASGIKNALRNGVDTIEHGIYLDEEAIDLFDETGAILVPTLSIVDRICEYGADHGVPEWGLEKARRVREDHVESIRWAYDEGIPLAAGTDFIGPDLVPHGENAMELELFVDAVGMEPIEALEAATSVAAETIPADDVGSLTVGDHADFVAVDGDPTADISILRGDPAAVYVDGERPAT, from the coding sequence ATGCGCTACGTCGATTGCGGTTCGTTGTTCGACGCCGAGGAGGGAACGGTCGTTCGCGACGCCAGGCTCGTTATCGAGGACGGCAGGATCGCGGACGCCGGGCCGATCGAAGACGTCGCGGAACCGGTTGACGGCGAACGGATCGACCACTCCGGCGAGTTCGTCCTCCCCGGGCTGATCGACGCGCACCTCCACCTCTGGGGTGTTCGATCGATGGACCCGTTCGACCAGCTGATCGAGTCCGATCGTCAGGCGATAAAAGCAGCCCGGGGGACGATGGACTGTCGGACGCTACTCGAGGCCGGGTTCACGACCGTTCGGGACGTCGGCAGTGACGTCGCGATCGGCCTCCGCGACGCGATCCTGGAGGGTGAGATACCTGGGCCCCGGGTCTTCTCCAGTGGGCGGGCGTTCTCGCAGACCGCGGGCCACGGCGACCGTCACTTCCTCCCCAGGCGCTGGCTCGACACCGACGACGATCAGGCGGTGGTCGACGGCGTCACCGAGTGTCGGAAGGGGGCTCGGCGGCGAATTCGTCAGGGGGCAGATCTCATCAAACTCTCGACGACCGGCGGCGTCCTCTCCGAGAAGGACGAACCGCACCACAGTCAGTTCGTCGACGCGGAGATCGCCGCGTTCACGGAAGAAGCCCATCGGGTCGACATCCCGGTCGCCGCCCACGCCCAGGGCGCATCGGGGATCAAGAACGCGCTCAGAAACGGCGTCGACACGATCGAACACGGGATCTACCTCGACGAGGAGGCGATCGATCTCTTCGACGAGACGGGCGCGATCCTCGTCCCGACGCTCTCCATCGTCGATCGCATCTGCGAGTACGGCGCCGACCACGGCGTCCCCGAGTGGGGGCTGGAGAAGGCCCGGCGCGTGCGCGAAGATCACGTCGAGTCGATCCGGTGGGCCTACGACGAAGGGATTCCCCTCGCCGCAGGGACCGACTTCATCGGCCCGGACCTCGTTCCCCACGGCGAGAACGCGATGGAACTCGAACTCTTCGTCGACGCGGTCGGTATGGAACCGATCGAGGCGCTGGAAGCGGCGACGTCGGTCGCCGCGGAGACGATCCCGGCGGACGACGTCGGGTCGCTCACGGTCGGCGATCACGCCGATTTCGTCGCCGTCGACGGTGATCCAACCGCGGATATCTCGATCTTACGTGGCGATCCGGCGGCGGTCTACGTCGACGGCGAGCGTCCGGCGACGTGA
- a CDS encoding phosphate ABC transporter permease, which yields MLDPLVVAPVAIGIVLLIAGATLARYGVALMGALLGAGGGYMVAPTVATAAGVGELVASGIGITIGIVVGVLVAHMLLSLAIAAIGFGIGTYLGLTVLAPILVDGAWFVEAGAAIAIGAGVALAGMTLTNTTMIALTSFIGAALASRTLTFESFAQAQSAASLDPILFDATEPLFLALAVVGILIQIGLLKLGYAKKIVGVLPGAGSLDRSERRAEG from the coding sequence ATGCTCGACCCACTGGTCGTCGCGCCGGTCGCGATCGGGATCGTCCTCCTGATCGCCGGGGCGACACTCGCACGGTACGGAGTCGCACTCATGGGCGCGCTACTCGGCGCCGGCGGCGGCTACATGGTAGCGCCGACGGTCGCCACCGCAGCCGGGGTCGGCGAACTCGTCGCCTCGGGCATCGGTATCACCATCGGAATCGTCGTCGGCGTCCTGGTCGCACACATGCTGCTCTCGCTCGCGATCGCCGCGATCGGATTCGGCATCGGGACCTACCTCGGACTGACCGTCCTCGCGCCAATCCTCGTCGACGGCGCCTGGTTCGTCGAAGCGGGCGCGGCGATCGCGATCGGTGCCGGCGTCGCGCTGGCGGGGATGACGCTGACCAACACGACCATGATCGCGCTGACCTCGTTCATCGGTGCCGCGCTGGCCAGCCGGACGCTCACCTTCGAGTCGTTCGCACAGGCCCAGTCGGCGGCGAGTCTCGATCCGATCCTGTTCGACGCCACCGAACCGCTCTTCCTCGCGCTCGCTGTCGTCGGCATCCTGATCCAGATCGGCCTGCTAAAACTCGGGTACGCCAAGAAGATCGTGGGCGTACTCCCCGGCGCCGGCAGCCTGGATCGCAGCGAGCGTCGCGCAGAAGGGTAG
- a CDS encoding carbohydrate ABC transporter permease has protein sequence MSRRFGIDHEKAVALAVFLLPGMTLFAIFSVGPIAYSAVGSFFSWEGFTMGEFTALSNWVETLRDPLIVNWDTLRRFRFPMGALPQNLLWVVIHVPLSTLLGLGLALLFADLKGRRILRSMVFLGFTTPTIIIGLVMLFVYDPQAGIFNELLRVIGLEGQVRNWTQSPQLAIYALIAGGVWVQTGFSMLLYSSALAAIDPSLIESAKVDGAGRFRRFVDVVWPQVRPVTAVVVIMGIIWVLRMFDIVYAAGGSAGGPNHVYSVLGIEVYRAAFEPPIQYGHAMVVALIELLLVAPLALYIARMR, from the coding sequence GTGAGTCGACGGTTTGGGATCGACCACGAGAAGGCGGTGGCACTCGCCGTCTTCCTCCTCCCGGGGATGACCCTGTTCGCCATCTTCTCGGTCGGACCGATCGCCTACTCCGCCGTCGGGAGCTTCTTCTCGTGGGAGGGGTTCACCATGGGCGAGTTCACTGCACTCTCGAACTGGGTCGAGACGCTCCGCGATCCGCTGATCGTCAACTGGGACACCCTCCGCCGCTTTCGGTTCCCGATGGGCGCCCTCCCGCAGAACCTCCTCTGGGTGGTGATCCACGTCCCGCTCAGTACCCTTCTCGGTCTCGGGCTGGCGCTGCTGTTCGCGGACCTGAAGGGCCGGCGCATCCTCCGATCGATGGTCTTTCTCGGCTTCACGACGCCGACGATCATCATCGGTCTCGTCATGCTGTTCGTCTACGATCCACAGGCCGGGATCTTCAACGAACTCCTGCGGGTGATCGGGCTCGAAGGGCAGGTCAGAAACTGGACACAGTCGCCGCAGCTCGCGATCTACGCCCTCATCGCCGGCGGGGTCTGGGTCCAGACCGGGTTCTCCATGTTGCTCTACTCGTCCGCACTCGCTGCGATCGACCCGTCGCTGATCGAGTCGGCGAAAGTCGACGGAGCGGGCCGGTTCAGGCGATTCGTCGACGTGGTCTGGCCACAGGTCAGGCCCGTCACCGCCGTCGTCGTGATCATGGGCATCATCTGGGTCCTCCGGATGTTCGACATCGTCTACGCGGCCGGCGGCTCCGCCGGCGGGCCGAATCACGTCTACTCCGTCCTCGGAATCGAGGTGTACCGCGCGGCGTTCGAACCGCCGATCCAGTACGGCCACGCCATGGTCGTGGCGTTGATCGAACTCCTCCTCGTGGCGCCGCTCGCGCTCTACATCGCCCGCATGAGGTAA
- a CDS encoding ABC transporter permease subunit — MTEDDSSTDDPFDAGDGARTGDQTTEPMDGPADASTDAGNGEPANAPSDEYANGSTGDPDPSGPDSGADPGPTADGPSPSIYSDGGGASTSAADGDRHIPVAEIPDARPGRERDWSSWLVERTPSLRRSLVYAVAIGVAFLWVVPFLGLLMASVRPLSEIVGGWWQLEGMSITLENYQRAWAYQTAPLGQALLNTAIVTIPAVLVVMLLGAMAAYPFARFEFPLKTALFFLILLVMAAPPELVAMGNYNTLRSTGMFDTYVGLVLVHVGWGLGWVVLFLRNYLLGIPEELEEAARIDGASRFQIFRTIILPLSVPALVSVAVIQFTWVWNAFFFPLVFMRSPDLYLAPQVLPLMRGRLQIDWGLVAAGSILTMIVPVVLFLLLERYYTRGMVAAVVD, encoded by the coding sequence ATGACCGAAGACGACTCCTCCACCGACGACCCGTTCGACGCTGGAGACGGCGCACGGACCGGCGACCAAACGACGGAACCGATGGACGGCCCTGCCGACGCATCGACGGACGCCGGAAACGGCGAGCCGGCGAACGCGCCCAGCGACGAGTACGCCAATGGCTCCACCGGTGATCCCGATCCGTCCGGGCCCGACTCCGGCGCCGATCCGGGACCGACCGCTGACGGTCCATCACCGTCGATCTACTCGGACGGCGGCGGGGCGTCGACGTCGGCGGCCGACGGCGACCGGCACATCCCGGTCGCGGAGATCCCGGACGCGCGACCGGGCCGCGAGCGTGACTGGTCGTCCTGGCTCGTCGAACGGACGCCGTCGCTCCGGCGGAGTCTGGTGTACGCCGTCGCGATCGGCGTCGCGTTCCTCTGGGTCGTCCCGTTCCTCGGCCTCCTCATGGCCTCGGTTCGCCCGCTCTCGGAGATCGTCGGCGGGTGGTGGCAACTGGAGGGGATGTCGATCACGCTGGAAAACTACCAGCGGGCGTGGGCCTATCAGACCGCGCCGCTCGGACAGGCGCTGCTCAACACGGCGATCGTCACGATCCCTGCCGTGCTGGTCGTGATGCTTCTCGGCGCGATGGCGGCGTACCCGTTCGCCCGGTTCGAGTTCCCGCTGAAGACGGCGTTGTTCTTCCTGATTCTGCTCGTGATGGCCGCGCCGCCCGAACTCGTCGCGATGGGGAACTACAACACGCTGCGGAGCACCGGGATGTTCGACACGTACGTGGGACTCGTGCTGGTTCACGTCGGCTGGGGGCTCGGCTGGGTCGTCCTCTTCCTTCGCAATTACCTGCTCGGCATCCCGGAGGAACTCGAGGAGGCCGCCAGGATCGACGGCGCCTCGCGCTTTCAGATCTTCCGGACGATCATCCTCCCGCTCTCGGTCCCGGCGCTCGTCTCCGTCGCCGTCATCCAGTTCACCTGGGTCTGGAACGCCTTCTTCTTCCCGCTCGTGTTCATGCGATCGCCGGACCTGTACCTCGCGCCGCAGGTGTTGCCCCTGATGCGCGGCCGACTGCAGATCGACTGGGGGCTGGTCGCCGCCGGATCGATACTGACGATGATCGTCCCGGTCGTGCTGTTCCTGCTCCTCGAACGGTACTACACGCGCGGGATGGTCGCAGCGGTCGTCGACTGA
- a CDS encoding aldo/keto reductase — protein MSSDPRDIEPMDCPTVDGMPRLGLGTWENTDPDECATSVETALNVGYRHIDTAQAYGNESDVGAGIAAADVDREEVFLATKVWIDNLAPDDVKRTARESLDRLGVDDVDLLYVHWPAREYDPEATLAAFDELVDDGVTRHVGVSNFLPHQLEEAADVLDAPIFAHQFELHPFLQQQDVLDTCDELDINVVAYSPLARGHVFDEDTLTDIADDHDVSAAQVSLAWLRETGVTAIPKATGTDHITDNWASLDLSLSDDELDRIDDLDRGAREVDPGFGPWNRI, from the coding sequence ATGAGTTCGGACCCGAGAGACATCGAGCCGATGGACTGTCCGACAGTTGACGGAATGCCGCGCCTGGGCCTCGGAACCTGGGAGAACACCGACCCGGACGAGTGTGCAACCAGCGTCGAAACGGCCCTGAACGTGGGCTATCGCCACATCGACACGGCGCAAGCCTACGGCAACGAATCGGACGTCGGAGCGGGTATCGCCGCAGCCGACGTCGACCGCGAGGAGGTCTTCCTCGCGACGAAGGTCTGGATCGACAACCTCGCCCCAGACGACGTGAAGCGAACGGCTCGCGAGAGCCTGGACAGGCTCGGAGTCGACGACGTCGACCTCCTGTACGTCCACTGGCCGGCCCGCGAGTACGACCCCGAGGCCACGCTGGCCGCGTTCGACGAACTGGTCGACGACGGCGTGACCCGCCACGTTGGCGTCAGTAACTTCCTGCCCCACCAGCTAGAGGAGGCAGCCGACGTACTCGACGCGCCCATCTTCGCCCACCAGTTCGAACTGCACCCGTTCCTCCAACAACAGGACGTCCTCGACACCTGCGACGAACTCGACATCAACGTGGTCGCCTACTCGCCGCTCGCTCGCGGACACGTCTTCGACGAGGACACACTCACCGACATCGCCGACGACCACGACGTGTCGGCCGCCCAGGTGAGCCTCGCCTGGCTCCGCGAGACGGGCGTGACGGCGATTCCGAAGGCGACCGGAACGGACCACATCACCGACAACTGGGCGTCGCTCGACCTGTCGCTCTCCGACGACGAACTCGACCGGATCGACGACCTCGACCGCGGCGCCCGCGAGGTCGACCCCGGCTTCGGACCCTGGAACCGGATCTGA
- a CDS encoding TOBE domain-containing protein, translating into MDSDRSHHSSVGKPNTISLGVRPEDFSLSTDPPSSGNAIVGAVDTIEPLGEYTLVNVVANDQLVTVKVPDTRLGRDDRVYLTFDDADAYLYDANGELVT; encoded by the coding sequence GTGGACTCGGACCGGTCCCACCACTCGTCCGTCGGGAAACCGAACACGATTTCGCTCGGCGTCCGTCCGGAGGACTTCTCCCTGTCGACCGACCCGCCGTCGTCCGGCAACGCCATCGTCGGCGCGGTCGACACGATCGAACCGCTCGGCGAGTACACCCTCGTGAACGTCGTCGCGAACGACCAGCTGGTCACCGTGAAGGTCCCGGATACGCGACTCGGCCGCGACGACAGAGTGTACCTCACGTTCGACGACGCGGACGCGTACCTGTACGACGCGAACGGCGAACTGGTCACCTGA
- a CDS encoding DUF7122 family protein has translation MPDDDPPADDDPIADGERTAGDGDPAPDCEATSDDALAENVGERFARLPRTRADRTVAGRVSRADVVEYFDERFGIPPETFDSYTFWEKGAGKIWVYAGEAPSPIEVESLGMLCLRTRQEHWKPTTDFVQRFGGRATECVIDLDEDGAARFVAGDDQELDWDGDWGYLIAAHTLAGEREPLGVGLYVYGELRSLIPKGRRRHL, from the coding sequence ATGCCGGACGACGACCCGCCGGCGGACGATGACCCGATCGCGGACGGCGAGCGGACGGCTGGTGACGGCGACCCGGCTCCTGACTGCGAGGCGACGTCGGACGACGCGCTCGCCGAGAACGTGGGCGAGCGGTTCGCCCGGCTCCCCCGAACGAGGGCCGATCGAACCGTCGCCGGTCGCGTCTCTCGTGCGGACGTCGTCGAGTACTTCGACGAGCGATTCGGAATTCCGCCGGAGACCTTCGATTCGTACACGTTCTGGGAGAAAGGCGCCGGCAAGATCTGGGTCTACGCGGGCGAGGCGCCGTCGCCGATCGAGGTGGAGTCGCTGGGGATGCTGTGTCTGCGCACCCGCCAGGAGCACTGGAAGCCGACGACGGATTTCGTCCAGCGGTTCGGCGGCCGTGCGACCGAGTGCGTGATCGACCTCGACGAAGACGGGGCCGCCAGGTTCGTCGCCGGCGACGATCAGGAACTCGACTGGGACGGCGATTGGGGGTACCTGATCGCCGCCCACACGCTCGCCGGCGAGCGAGAACCGCTCGGCGTCGGCCTCTACGTCTACGGCGAACTGCGATCGTTGATCCCGAAGGGACGCCGGCGCCACCTGTAG
- a CDS encoding ABC transporter substrate-binding protein, translated as MHGSQRRVDRRTVLVASGGSIAALAGCQGGPGGDGGSADLTVTGVWTGGEEESFLEVVDYVQDEIDVEIAYDPRDTEAILTGTLMDYEAGVATADIVVMPSPARVQSDATAGHLEPVTTVWEGGNFAPDSEQVTVDGDQYGAPFKMDHKPGFWYRQSFFEDNGLEEPADYDGFVSLLDEIGEVDGVDAPLASGNGTGWPLSDVTEAFFQRQEDGAQLQRDLVSGDASMTDERVVTALETVQTLIQDGYFSEVRDFGVQFEYLWNNQIPLYFQGSFTTGFDAIQDPSDLGVFRLPGTESMVAAENWFTVPSYVDDADAATTAVEHFVSPDAQQIWAERGGFIASSSDVPTDAYQLEVMQTLAQQAEEIELVPDLDDTLGDPFQSEFWSQLTGLWADPQQDVAAMAETLAGVQEESVGGGS; from the coding sequence ATGCACGGATCCCAACGACGCGTCGATCGGCGGACGGTCCTCGTCGCTTCGGGTGGTAGCATCGCTGCCCTGGCCGGTTGCCAGGGCGGCCCCGGCGGCGACGGCGGTAGCGCTGACCTCACGGTCACCGGCGTGTGGACAGGCGGCGAAGAAGAGAGTTTCCTCGAAGTCGTCGACTACGTCCAGGACGAGATAGACGTCGAGATCGCGTACGATCCGCGAGACACGGAGGCGATCCTGACCGGGACGCTGATGGACTACGAGGCCGGCGTCGCGACGGCCGACATCGTCGTGATGCCCTCGCCAGCGCGAGTGCAGTCCGACGCCACCGCCGGGCACCTCGAACCGGTGACGACCGTCTGGGAGGGTGGAAACTTCGCGCCCGACTCGGAGCAGGTGACCGTCGACGGCGACCAGTACGGGGCGCCGTTCAAGATGGATCACAAACCAGGGTTCTGGTATCGGCAGTCGTTCTTCGAGGACAACGGCCTCGAGGAACCGGCCGACTACGACGGGTTCGTGAGCCTGCTGGACGAGATCGGAGAGGTCGACGGTGTGGACGCCCCGCTGGCGTCGGGTAACGGGACCGGCTGGCCGCTGTCCGACGTCACCGAGGCGTTCTTCCAGCGCCAGGAAGACGGCGCGCAACTCCAGCGCGACCTCGTCTCCGGCGACGCGTCGATGACCGACGAGCGCGTCGTCACAGCTCTCGAGACGGTCCAGACGCTCATCCAGGACGGCTACTTCAGCGAGGTCCGGGACTTCGGCGTCCAGTTCGAGTACCTCTGGAACAACCAGATCCCGCTGTACTTCCAGGGCTCGTTCACGACCGGCTTCGACGCCATCCAGGATCCGTCTGACCTCGGCGTGTTCAGGCTTCCGGGGACGGAGTCGATGGTCGCGGCCGAGAACTGGTTTACCGTCCCATCGTACGTCGACGACGCCGACGCGGCCACGACGGCCGTCGAACACTTCGTCAGCCCCGACGCCCAGCAGATCTGGGCCGAACGCGGCGGGTTCATCGCGTCGAGTTCTGACGTCCCGACGGACGCCTACCAACTCGAGGTCATGCAAACGCTCGCCCAGCAGGCCGAGGAAATCGAACTCGTCCCGGACCTGGACGACACGCTCGGCGACCCCTTCCAGTCCGAGTTCTGGTCCCAGCTCACCGGCCTCTGGGCCGATCCCCAGCAGGATGTCGCCGCGATGGCCGAAACGCTGGCCGGCGTCCAGGAAGAGTCCGTCGGCGGCGGCAGCTGA
- a CDS encoding SatD family protein, whose amino-acid sequence MSDHVARGADRYVILGDVVDSREIADRDEFRETFTRARERVAETYGDAIVAGPSVLKGIDELGTVLSSVEPLYDVAITLQNVLYPHAIRLAVASGDITVGETDSVAHMDGEAFHRATELLESVERDGLRFGLDTGTRPLDTAVADEVNLLLAHRESWTDRQREVVTRYERASTQRAVADDLGISQQAVSNTLRSAEWPLIETIETRLRETLETGWPTDAPADVGGVAE is encoded by the coding sequence ATGAGCGACCACGTCGCACGGGGCGCCGACCGATACGTGATCCTCGGGGACGTCGTCGATTCACGGGAGATAGCGGATCGAGACGAGTTTCGAGAGACGTTCACGCGCGCCCGGGAGCGAGTCGCGGAAACGTACGGGGACGCGATCGTCGCCGGGCCATCGGTTCTGAAAGGGATCGACGAACTCGGTACCGTCCTCTCCTCGGTCGAACCGCTCTACGACGTCGCTATCACGCTCCAGAACGTGCTGTATCCGCACGCGATCAGACTCGCCGTCGCCAGCGGCGACATCACGGTCGGGGAGACCGACTCGGTCGCACACATGGACGGCGAGGCGTTCCACCGGGCGACAGAACTGCTCGAATCCGTCGAGCGCGACGGACTCCGCTTCGGACTCGACACCGGTACCCGGCCGCTCGATACGGCCGTCGCCGACGAGGTCAACCTCCTCCTGGCCCACCGCGAGTCCTGGACCGACCGCCAGCGTGAGGTCGTGACGCGGTACGAACGCGCGTCGACCCAGCGAGCCGTCGCCGACGACCTCGGCATCAGCCAGCAGGCCGTCTCGAACACCCTCAGGAGCGCCGAGTGGCCGCTGATCGAGACGATCGAGACCCGCCTTCGCGAGACGCTCGAAACGGGATGGCCGACCGACGCGCCCGCCGACGTCGGAGGGGTGGCCGAATGA
- a CDS encoding YqjF family protein has translation MVVPLEMGWRHLLFENWPIEPSVMDAHLPDSLSPDVYDGSAWLSIVPFTNVAVRPKGLPESLGIRLPELNVRTYVTRDGVPSVYFFSLDAQGIASVLGARFFHHLPYFYARITLAHSDGRIRFRSRRRHPGARPARYEGTYRPTGDPFQAPTDSFGEFLVERYRFYTEAQDGSVRYTDVEHAPWTLYPADADVVTNTLFSAHGFATSDGEPVYYYSPGLDVVASRSRSV, from the coding sequence ATGGTCGTTCCGCTGGAGATGGGGTGGCGCCACCTGCTGTTCGAGAACTGGCCGATCGAACCGTCTGTGATGGACGCCCACCTCCCCGATTCCCTGTCGCCCGACGTGTACGACGGCTCGGCCTGGCTGTCGATCGTCCCGTTCACCAACGTCGCCGTGCGCCCGAAGGGCCTGCCCGAATCGCTTGGAATCAGACTCCCTGAGCTCAACGTCAGGACGTACGTCACCCGCGACGGCGTTCCGAGCGTCTACTTCTTCAGTCTCGACGCGCAGGGGATCGCGAGCGTCCTTGGGGCCCGCTTCTTTCACCACCTGCCGTACTTCTACGCGCGCATCACGCTGGCACACTCCGACGGCCGAATCCGGTTCCGGAGTCGCCGGCGCCATCCCGGGGCTCGCCCCGCACGATACGAGGGAACGTACCGGCCGACGGGCGACCCGTTTCAGGCACCCACGGACTCGTTCGGCGAGTTTCTCGTCGAGCGGTACCGGTTCTACACCGAGGCTCAGGACGGATCGGTCCGGTACACGGACGTCGAACACGCTCCCTGGACGCTGTACCCTGCCGACGCCGACGTCGTGACGAACACGCTGTTTTCGGCCCACGGGTTCGCGACGTCGGACGGCGAGCCCGTGTACTACTACAGCCCGGGGCTCGACGTCGTCGCCTCGCGAAGTCGCTCGGTGTGA
- a CDS encoding phosphoadenosine phosphosulfate reductase family protein has product MPTDSQITVDVDYEDGSDESPEDYPALEDKIEKAIEVTREGLEQYENPAVMWTGGKDSTLTLYFIKEVAEQYGLDLPPAVFIDHYQHFDAIHDFVDHWADEWDLEVIYARNEDVGSYVENHDLEPGDDIDIADLSEHNRHHVREILEYEEDSFPFLLDTYVGNHLLKTVALNDALEEYDIDGVISGVRWDEQEARADETFFSPRHDPDIYPPHDRIQPILQFDEPAVWDAFWHFVVPDTVSDFPDDGYVPQSGDDLPNDLTQDDIPVSPKYFAGFRSLGSEVSTEKADEDPAWLQDMENTTERAGRAQDKEDLMERLRDLGYM; this is encoded by the coding sequence ATGCCCACCGACAGCCAGATCACGGTCGACGTCGACTACGAGGACGGTTCGGACGAATCGCCCGAGGACTATCCAGCGCTCGAAGACAAGATCGAGAAGGCGATCGAGGTCACCCGCGAGGGACTCGAACAGTACGAGAACCCCGCCGTCATGTGGACCGGTGGGAAGGACTCGACGCTCACGCTGTACTTCATCAAGGAGGTCGCCGAACAGTACGGCCTCGACCTGCCGCCGGCGGTCTTCATCGACCACTACCAGCACTTCGACGCCATCCACGACTTCGTCGACCACTGGGCCGACGAGTGGGACCTGGAGGTCATCTACGCGCGAAACGAGGACGTCGGTTCGTACGTCGAGAATCACGATCTCGAACCGGGCGACGACATCGATATCGCGGACCTCTCCGAACACAACCGACACCACGTCCGCGAAATCCTGGAGTACGAGGAGGACTCGTTCCCCTTCCTGCTCGACACCTACGTCGGCAACCACCTGCTGAAGACGGTCGCGCTCAACGACGCCTTGGAGGAGTACGACATCGACGGCGTCATCTCCGGGGTCCGCTGGGACGAACAGGAGGCCCGCGCCGACGAGACGTTCTTCTCGCCGCGCCACGACCCCGACATCTATCCGCCCCACGACCGCATCCAGCCGATCCTGCAGTTCGACGAACCCGCCGTCTGGGACGCCTTCTGGCACTTCGTCGTCCCCGACACCGTCTCCGACTTCCCCGACGACGGCTACGTCCCCCAGAGCGGTGACGACCTGCCGAACGACCTGACCCAGGACGACATCCCCGTCAGTCCGAAGTACTTCGCCGGTTTCCGCTCGCTCGGCAGCGAAGTAAGCACGGAGAAGGCCGACGAAGACCCGGCCTGGTTGCAGGATATGGAGAACACCACCGAGCGCGCGGGCCGCGCCCAGGACAAAGAGGACCTGATGGAGCGCCTGCGCGACCTCGGGTACATGTAA